From Geomonas agri, one genomic window encodes:
- a CDS encoding permease, with the protein MLKDLADYLVFTALGMDPGSSLGEALDFFIYDTVKIFLLLTTIVYAVAVIRSYFSPERTRRILSHNREYVGNILAALLGIVTPFCSCSAVPLFIGFVESGIPLGVTFSFLISSPMVNEVALIMLWGLFGWKIATLYIGSGVVVAILAGIVIGRLKMERYVQDYVWEIKVGASEIQERSLKEKFADAGDYTIGLLKKIWPYVVVGIGLGAFIHGYAPEELLLRYAGKGNPLAVPVAVVIGVPLYSNAAGIIPIVQALMEKGLPIGTVLAFMMAVTALSFPEAVILKNVLKTRLLATFFGTVAVAIIVVGYLFNAIL; encoded by the coding sequence ATGCTCAAAGATCTAGCAGACTACCTGGTTTTCACCGCGTTGGGGATGGACCCCGGGAGTTCCCTGGGGGAGGCGCTCGACTTTTTCATCTACGACACGGTGAAGATATTCCTGCTGCTCACCACCATCGTGTATGCCGTCGCGGTGATTCGCTCCTACTTTTCTCCCGAGCGCACCCGGCGCATCCTGTCCCACAATCGCGAGTACGTCGGCAACATTCTTGCCGCTCTCCTGGGCATAGTCACACCGTTTTGCTCCTGTTCTGCTGTCCCCCTGTTCATCGGTTTCGTTGAGTCCGGCATCCCCCTGGGGGTGACCTTTTCGTTCCTCATCTCGTCGCCGATGGTGAACGAGGTGGCGCTCATCATGCTGTGGGGATTGTTCGGTTGGAAGATCGCGACGCTCTACATCGGTTCAGGGGTGGTGGTTGCCATCCTAGCCGGCATCGTGATCGGCAGGCTCAAGATGGAACGCTATGTCCAGGACTACGTCTGGGAGATCAAGGTGGGCGCCTCCGAGATACAGGAGCGGAGCTTGAAAGAGAAGTTCGCCGATGCCGGCGACTACACCATCGGACTTCTCAAGAAGATATGGCCGTACGTCGTCGTGGGCATCGGCCTTGGGGCCTTCATCCACGGTTACGCACCGGAGGAACTCCTCCTTCGTTACGCGGGCAAGGGCAACCCGTTAGCGGTGCCGGTCGCCGTCGTCATCGGGGTGCCGCTGTATAGCAACGCGGCCGGCATCATTCCCATCGTTCAGGCCCTCATGGAAAAGGGGCTCCCCATCGGGACGGTGCTGGCCTTCATGATGGCGGTCACTGCCTTGTCTTTCCCTGAGGCGGTCATCCTGAAGAACGTCCTGAAAACGCGGCTGCTGGCCACCTTTTTCGGTACCGTCGCGGTGGCCATCATCGTGGTCGGTTATCTGTTCAACGCCATTTTGTAA
- a CDS encoding cytochrome P460 family protein: protein MRKNLIVCAVILSVAGSVFAADRPVAPNGIALYPDYLSWKVVAPSYREDKGQIRVITGNDTAVAALKAGIKPLPDGSVLAKVAWKAEKHPNFPVATEPGAFAQVEFMVKDAKKYKETGGWGFARFVGDKLQPYGKDKSFVAECFGCHTPVAGNDYLFTKIVKAP, encoded by the coding sequence ATGAGGAAAAACTTGATTGTCTGTGCCGTAATCCTGTCGGTAGCTGGTTCGGTATTCGCCGCCGATCGCCCGGTTGCTCCCAACGGCATCGCGCTGTATCCCGACTACCTCTCCTGGAAAGTGGTCGCTCCCTCCTACCGGGAGGACAAGGGGCAGATCAGGGTGATAACGGGAAACGATACCGCGGTGGCGGCACTGAAGGCGGGAATCAAGCCGCTTCCCGACGGCAGCGTGCTGGCCAAGGTGGCCTGGAAGGCGGAGAAGCACCCCAACTTCCCGGTGGCGACTGAGCCGGGCGCGTTCGCGCAGGTCGAGTTCATGGTGAAGGACGCTAAGAAGTACAAGGAGACGGGAGGGTGGGGCTTCGCCCGTTTCGTCGGCGACAAGTTGCAGCCGTACGGCAAAGATAAAAGCTTCGTGGCGGAGTGCTTCGGCTGCCATACGCCCGTGGCGGGCAACGATTACCTGTTCACGAAGATAGTCAAGGCACCGTAA
- a CDS encoding YceI family protein, producing the protein MKTTTCAQLKELLTSGALVIDVMTPEDYAACHLTGAHNACIYEMVFLDRIAELVPDWNTELILYDATGSSLTAEVARERLVQAGYHHVSVLEGGLAAIKDAGFPVAAGTEVCGDAAVADGSYVIDVQKSTLEWIGRNLNNRHHGTIAMQSGELVMRGGRLTAGSIVLDMTSIENRDQQDPYWRDLLVRHLKSEDFFAVERFPTATFRLTRWETENADFSEAPEGTVIGELTIRGVTRPVGFPAVVAPQPDGSVKAHAHFDIDRTLWDAGYGSAKLYERLGMHLVHDLVTLELFILALRK; encoded by the coding sequence ATGAAGACGACCACGTGTGCACAACTGAAGGAACTGTTGACCTCCGGCGCGCTTGTCATCGACGTCATGACGCCCGAGGATTACGCCGCCTGCCACCTCACAGGCGCCCATAACGCCTGCATTTACGAGATGGTGTTCCTGGACCGCATCGCGGAACTGGTACCGGACTGGAACACCGAGTTGATCCTCTACGACGCTACCGGGAGCAGTCTCACCGCCGAGGTGGCGCGTGAGCGCCTGGTCCAGGCGGGATATCACCATGTTTCCGTGCTGGAAGGAGGACTCGCCGCCATCAAAGATGCCGGTTTCCCCGTCGCGGCCGGTACGGAAGTTTGTGGCGACGCAGCGGTAGCGGACGGCAGTTATGTCATAGATGTACAGAAGAGCACCCTGGAATGGATCGGGCGCAACCTCAACAACCGCCACCACGGCACCATCGCCATGCAAAGCGGCGAACTGGTCATGCGCGGCGGCAGGCTGACCGCCGGTTCCATCGTACTGGACATGACCAGCATCGAAAACCGCGACCAGCAGGATCCGTACTGGCGCGATCTCCTGGTCAGGCACCTGAAGTCGGAAGACTTCTTCGCCGTCGAGCGCTTTCCCACCGCCACCTTCCGGCTCACACGCTGGGAGACCGAAAACGCCGATTTTTCCGAAGCCCCCGAAGGTACCGTGATCGGTGAACTCACCATCAGGGGCGTCACCCGTCCGGTCGGCTTTCCCGCCGTAGTGGCGCCCCAGCCGGACGGCAGTGTCAAGGCCCATGCCCACTTCGACATCGATCGAACCCTTTGGGACGCCGGCTATGGTTCCGCCAAGCTCTACGAACGTCTCGGCATGCACCTCGTGCACGACCTGGTCACCCTGGAGCTGTTCATCCTGGCGCTAAGAAAGTGA
- a CDS encoding putative bifunctional diguanylate cyclase/phosphodiesterase, with protein sequence MEENFEVAEHVGSPSSSAQRRGFRLSLRTFILASSLAVSFISFATVLGISSLVYLDSVKRGAIRLAYDQAQQFHHSIPLLMGKGATRQELLSLYNAPGGSDALGNHSVELYRTPVVEALYGRVELPADPGVEQVFKSGNVLERGEGRVVEAIFPLVATKNCLGCHGNARTGTLLGALKVRQDIGPMLREARHKLFFLFLLLSPIPVLMALFIARLVNARVVPSINELGDKVIQVNSIRDLTRLEFSDVAPGFTELDRIFGEVSKLVDKIRAVSVDKEILELEIQMLEKFIITSEVIRDWKEHVACLLLEINQVVDAYMLFCIFQVDEELYDIEIFWRSQPSEATKKHVEQEVLRKIRRENARLAESSGLQVIHNVACDHTPLTLEHGDLELQTKSLILDSPQIGGVVGIGVQSESAWNSTRSLVIDSILTTLLNVIGSIKAIHKYTKDLEYYATRDPLTNLFNQRVFWELISYEVGRADRHGYSFALLVIDLDNFKHINDTWGHSIGDRYLAAFADAVQQALRKGDIFARYGGDEFVILLPEADETQAALVASRIRNITEDLYVTTPDAAKARATASIGLAMFPLHAVTEKDLFLFADNMTYKAKGEGKNRVSIPTADDVVEVFRMVGEKARMVQDAVDGRRVVPYFQPIVALGPGQPECCEVLCRIEMNGEVIAASDFIETAESLGIVGRLDAILLEKAFAMVEEQGYQGNLFVNLSPKSMILNEFLPNIIALADRYRIDRSRVVFELTERETVKNLTLLEKFVYDLKSQGFKFAIDDFGSGFSSFQYIRQFPIDFVKIEGVFVRNMLNDYRDMAFVKTLAILAKEFNISTIAEYIESEEILQAVQSVGIDYAQGFHLGRPSPQLGNSQEQGAHTGDEGDEGVERNKAYG encoded by the coding sequence TTGGAAGAAAACTTTGAAGTTGCAGAGCATGTTGGTAGCCCGTCGTCCTCCGCGCAGAGGCGCGGTTTCCGGCTGTCACTGCGCACCTTCATACTGGCATCGTCTCTCGCTGTTTCCTTCATCAGCTTCGCTACCGTCCTCGGCATCTCCTCACTGGTATATCTCGACTCCGTGAAACGCGGCGCCATCAGGCTTGCCTACGACCAGGCGCAGCAGTTCCATCACTCCATTCCCCTGCTGATGGGGAAGGGGGCCACCCGGCAGGAGCTCTTAAGCCTCTACAACGCACCAGGCGGGTCGGATGCGCTGGGGAATCATTCCGTGGAACTGTATCGCACGCCGGTCGTGGAGGCGCTTTACGGGCGGGTCGAGCTTCCGGCGGACCCGGGCGTGGAGCAGGTGTTCAAAAGCGGCAACGTGCTGGAACGGGGGGAGGGGCGGGTGGTCGAGGCCATCTTCCCCCTGGTCGCCACGAAAAACTGTCTCGGCTGTCACGGCAACGCCCGTACCGGAACCCTGCTGGGCGCGCTCAAGGTGCGGCAGGATATCGGGCCCATGCTGCGGGAGGCCCGGCACAAACTCTTCTTCCTCTTCCTGCTGCTTTCCCCCATCCCGGTGCTGATGGCGCTGTTCATCGCGCGCCTGGTCAACGCCCGGGTGGTTCCTTCCATCAACGAACTCGGGGACAAGGTGATCCAGGTCAACAGCATCCGCGACCTGACCCGCCTGGAGTTTTCCGACGTGGCCCCAGGCTTCACCGAACTGGACCGGATTTTCGGCGAGGTGTCCAAACTGGTGGACAAGATACGGGCGGTGTCGGTGGACAAGGAGATCCTGGAGCTCGAGATCCAGATGCTGGAGAAGTTCATCATCACCTCCGAGGTGATCCGGGACTGGAAGGAGCACGTTGCGTGCCTCCTGCTCGAGATCAACCAGGTGGTCGATGCCTACATGTTGTTCTGCATCTTCCAGGTTGACGAGGAGCTCTACGATATCGAGATCTTCTGGCGCTCCCAGCCCAGCGAGGCGACCAAGAAGCACGTCGAGCAGGAGGTGCTGCGCAAGATACGGCGCGAGAACGCACGGTTGGCGGAGAGCTCGGGGCTGCAGGTGATCCACAACGTGGCCTGCGACCACACGCCGCTGACCCTGGAACATGGCGACCTGGAGCTGCAGACCAAGTCGCTGATCCTCGATTCCCCGCAGATCGGCGGGGTGGTGGGAATCGGGGTCCAGTCCGAGTCGGCATGGAACTCGACCCGCAGCCTGGTGATCGACAGCATCCTGACCACGCTGTTGAACGTGATCGGCTCCATCAAGGCGATCCACAAGTACACCAAGGACCTCGAGTATTACGCCACCCGCGATCCCCTCACCAACCTCTTCAATCAACGGGTGTTCTGGGAACTGATCTCGTACGAGGTTGGCCGGGCCGACCGGCATGGCTACAGTTTCGCGCTCCTCGTCATCGACCTGGACAACTTCAAGCACATCAACGACACCTGGGGGCACTCCATCGGGGACCGCTACCTGGCCGCTTTCGCCGACGCGGTGCAGCAGGCCCTGCGCAAAGGGGACATCTTCGCCCGCTACGGCGGCGACGAGTTCGTGATCCTGCTTCCCGAGGCGGACGAGACGCAGGCGGCCCTGGTGGCGTCGCGGATCAGGAACATCACCGAAGACCTCTATGTCACCACTCCTGATGCGGCGAAGGCCAGGGCGACCGCCTCCATTGGACTGGCCATGTTCCCGCTGCACGCGGTGACTGAGAAGGACCTGTTCCTGTTCGCGGACAACATGACCTACAAGGCGAAGGGGGAGGGGAAAAACCGGGTCAGTATCCCCACAGCCGACGACGTCGTCGAGGTGTTCAGGATGGTTGGGGAAAAGGCCAGGATGGTGCAGGACGCGGTCGACGGGCGCAGGGTGGTGCCGTACTTCCAACCCATCGTCGCGCTCGGACCGGGCCAGCCCGAGTGCTGCGAGGTGCTGTGCCGCATCGAGATGAACGGGGAGGTGATCGCTGCCAGCGACTTCATCGAAACCGCAGAGAGCCTCGGCATCGTGGGGAGGCTGGACGCGATCCTCCTGGAGAAGGCCTTCGCCATGGTCGAGGAGCAGGGATACCAGGGCAACCTCTTCGTGAACCTTTCTCCGAAGTCGATGATCCTGAACGAATTCCTGCCCAACATCATCGCCCTCGCGGACCGGTACCGCATCGACCGCAGCAGGGTGGTCTTTGAACTGACCGAGCGTGAGACGGTGAAGAACCTGACCCTGCTGGAGAAGTTCGTCTACGACCTGAAATCGCAGGGGTTCAAGTTCGCCATCGACGATTTCGGATCGGGCTTCTCCTCGTTCCAATACATACGGCAGTTCCCCATCGACTTCGTGAAGATCGAGGGGGTCTTCGTCAGGAACATGCTCAACGACTACCGCGACATGGCCTTCGTGAAGACGCTCGCCATTCTCGCCAAGGAATTCAACATCAGCACCATCGCCGAGTACATCGAGTCGGAGGAAATCCTGCAGGCGGTGCAAAGCGTCGGCATCGACTACGCCCAGGGGTTCCACCTCGGCCGTCCCTCCCCGCAACTCGGCAACAGCCAGGAACAAGGCGCACATACCGGGGATGAAGGGGATGAAGGGGTTGAAAGGAATAAGGCTTATGGGTAA
- a CDS encoding PocR ligand-binding domain-containing protein gives MFKRLILIVCLLACVTTAPAADYSQKTLVVGSEENFPPFSTGSTDDTAGGFAVELWKEVAREAGLKYTIRVRPWGELLQEFKDGKVDVLVNIATSEERHRYTDFSVPHVTVNGAIFVRKGDSRIKSEADLAGKSIIVFKADLANEYAVSRGWQKQLVLVNDAREGLQLLASGKHDAMLVSKLVGVQTLRELHIDNVRALDVKAGYAQKFTFGVHKGESDLLAALNEGLALTKADGDYDELYQKWFGVYETKEPSFRDMLQYLLPFALLVACLAVYFFYKRNRERKAAEAALRESKLRLDTILDNVGAYIFIKDTQYRYTYANRKVCELFSQPEDEIVGKTDAAFFSPESVREIVVSDAPVLEEGLTVKREETNLAAENEQPRSYWTVKLPLKDEDGVIYGLCGISTDITELKQLEDELKKKGAELEEQLAERELTQEALQEQTALLEEQTAVLEEEVEERRRAEVALKESEETVRHKLQAILEPEGDIGALELSDIIDTETLQAMMEDFYRITGMLGAVLDVSGKVLVSVGWQDICTKFHRVHPEACKNCLESDTVLTRGVAVGTHKLYRCKNNMWDMVTPIEVGGKHVGNVFIGQFFYDDDPPNLEVFREQAMRYGFDEKEYLAALERVPRFSREAAEAGMKFYAELTKVISTLSFSSIKLSRILAERIHLEEQLRQSQKMEAVGQLAGGVAHDFNNILQVITGYGNMLKMNDSLGDKEEEWVDHILSSSERAAQLTQGLLAFSRKQVIHLESVDLNGVIENFKKFILRVIGEDIHLKTVTYGDQLIVHADVGQLEQVLINLATNARDSMPKGGMLTIETGLQAVESPFDHESGRAEPGRYAVVTVSDSGSGMDEATRKRIFEPFYTTKEVGKGTGLGMAIVYGIIKQHSGIINVYSELGHGTTFRIYLPLQQPKAGEADVQDAQVQAPVGGSETILLAEDDAEVRELVVSILSLYGYQVIQAVDGRDVVEQFAANRDKVALILMDMIMPKKNGKEAYEEISLLQPGVKVLYSSGYTADFIQNRGVSEEGIELIMKPVQPLELLRKVREMLDR, from the coding sequence ATGTTCAAACGTTTGATCCTCATCGTATGCCTTCTCGCCTGCGTCACCACGGCACCGGCCGCCGATTACTCCCAAAAAACGCTGGTGGTCGGCAGCGAGGAGAATTTCCCACCGTTCTCCACCGGCAGTACCGACGATACGGCTGGCGGCTTCGCCGTGGAACTCTGGAAAGAGGTAGCCCGGGAGGCGGGGCTCAAATATACCATCAGGGTCAGGCCGTGGGGCGAGCTGCTCCAGGAGTTCAAGGACGGCAAGGTCGATGTGCTGGTCAACATCGCCACCTCGGAGGAGCGCCACCGCTACACCGATTTCAGCGTTCCCCATGTCACCGTGAACGGGGCCATCTTCGTGCGCAAGGGGGATTCCCGCATCAAGTCGGAGGCGGACCTGGCGGGAAAGTCCATCATCGTCTTCAAAGCGGACCTGGCCAACGAGTACGCGGTGTCCAGGGGGTGGCAAAAGCAACTGGTGCTGGTCAACGACGCCCGGGAAGGTCTGCAGCTCCTTGCTTCGGGCAAGCATGACGCCATGCTGGTCAGCAAGCTCGTCGGGGTGCAGACGCTGCGGGAGCTGCACATCGACAACGTACGGGCCCTCGATGTCAAGGCCGGCTACGCCCAGAAGTTCACCTTCGGCGTTCACAAGGGGGAGTCGGACCTTTTGGCCGCGCTGAATGAGGGACTGGCGCTGACCAAGGCTGACGGGGATTACGACGAGCTGTACCAGAAGTGGTTCGGGGTCTACGAGACCAAGGAACCGAGCTTTCGGGACATGCTGCAGTACCTGCTTCCCTTCGCACTGCTGGTGGCGTGCCTTGCCGTCTATTTCTTCTACAAACGCAACCGCGAACGCAAAGCGGCCGAGGCTGCCCTGCGCGAAAGCAAGCTGCGCCTGGACACCATACTTGACAACGTCGGCGCCTATATCTTCATAAAGGACACCCAGTATCGTTATACCTACGCCAACCGCAAGGTGTGCGAGCTGTTCAGCCAGCCCGAGGATGAGATCGTGGGCAAGACCGACGCCGCCTTCTTCTCGCCGGAGTCGGTCCGTGAGATCGTCGTGAGTGATGCCCCGGTGCTGGAGGAAGGGCTGACGGTGAAAAGGGAAGAAACCAACCTGGCGGCCGAGAATGAACAGCCGCGCAGCTACTGGACCGTGAAACTCCCGCTTAAGGATGAAGATGGTGTCATATATGGGCTTTGCGGTATTTCCACCGACATCACCGAACTCAAGCAGCTCGAAGACGAGCTGAAGAAAAAAGGTGCCGAGCTCGAGGAACAGCTGGCGGAGCGGGAACTGACGCAGGAGGCGCTACAGGAGCAGACGGCGCTGCTTGAAGAGCAGACCGCGGTGCTGGAGGAGGAGGTCGAGGAGCGGCGCAGGGCCGAGGTCGCGCTCAAAGAGAGCGAGGAGACGGTCCGGCACAAGCTGCAGGCGATCCTGGAACCGGAAGGTGACATCGGCGCCCTGGAACTGTCGGACATCATCGACACCGAGACGCTGCAGGCCATGATGGAGGATTTTTACCGGATCACCGGGATGCTGGGGGCCGTCCTCGATGTTTCGGGCAAGGTGCTGGTATCGGTAGGGTGGCAGGACATCTGCACCAAGTTCCACCGGGTTCATCCCGAGGCCTGCAAGAACTGCCTGGAAAGCGACACCGTGCTGACGAGGGGGGTTGCGGTGGGTACCCACAAACTCTATCGCTGCAAGAACAATATGTGGGACATGGTGACCCCGATCGAGGTAGGGGGAAAGCATGTCGGCAACGTTTTCATCGGGCAATTCTTCTACGATGACGATCCGCCCAACCTGGAAGTTTTCCGGGAACAGGCGATGCGCTACGGGTTTGACGAAAAGGAGTACCTGGCTGCGCTGGAGCGTGTGCCCCGGTTCAGCAGGGAAGCGGCCGAGGCCGGCATGAAGTTCTACGCCGAACTCACCAAGGTTATTTCCACGCTCAGTTTCAGCTCGATCAAGTTATCCCGCATCCTTGCCGAGCGCATCCACCTGGAAGAGCAGCTGCGCCAGTCGCAGAAGATGGAGGCGGTGGGACAGTTGGCCGGCGGCGTCGCCCACGACTTCAACAACATCCTGCAGGTGATCACGGGCTACGGCAACATGCTCAAGATGAACGACAGCCTCGGCGACAAAGAGGAGGAGTGGGTCGATCACATCCTGTCCTCTTCCGAACGGGCGGCGCAGCTTACCCAGGGGCTGCTGGCGTTCAGCCGCAAGCAGGTCATCCACCTGGAATCAGTGGACCTGAACGGGGTCATCGAGAACTTCAAGAAATTCATCCTGAGGGTGATCGGGGAGGACATCCACTTAAAGACGGTGACCTACGGCGACCAGCTTATCGTGCACGCCGACGTGGGACAGCTCGAACAGGTGCTGATCAACCTGGCCACCAACGCGCGCGATTCCATGCCCAAGGGGGGCATGCTGACCATCGAGACCGGGCTGCAGGCGGTGGAGTCGCCCTTTGATCACGAGTCGGGGCGGGCCGAGCCGGGAAGATACGCCGTGGTGACCGTGTCGGACAGCGGCAGTGGCATGGACGAAGCTACCCGCAAGAGGATCTTCGAACCGTTTTATACCACCAAGGAGGTCGGCAAAGGGACCGGTCTCGGCATGGCGATCGTCTACGGCATCATCAAGCAGCATAGCGGCATCATCAACGTCTATAGCGAGCTCGGGCATGGCACCACCTTCAGGATCTACCTGCCGTTGCAGCAGCCCAAAGCGGGCGAGGCGGATGTCCAGGACGCGCAGGTTCAGGCCCCGGTCGGCGGGAGCGAAACCATCCTGCTTGCCGAGGACGATGCCGAAGTGCGCGAGCTCGTGGTCTCCATCCTCAGCCTGTACGGCTACCAGGTGATCCAGGCGGTGGACGGGCGGGATGTCGTCGAGCAGTTCGCTGCCAACAGGGAC
- a CDS encoding ArsR/SmtB family transcription factor — protein sequence MKKQMQQFKALADETRLRLLALLLSAGELCVCDLTATLQLPQSTVSRHLAYLKGAGWVNDRRVGVWIYYSICTDNSLQYDIAEVLRARLPEIPAIADDIKRLASFSEGASCA from the coding sequence ATGAAAAAACAGATGCAACAGTTCAAGGCCCTTGCCGACGAAACGCGACTCCGGCTCCTGGCGCTCCTGCTCAGCGCCGGTGAACTCTGCGTCTGCGACCTCACGGCGACACTGCAGTTGCCCCAGTCCACGGTGTCACGGCATCTCGCCTACCTGAAAGGCGCGGGGTGGGTCAACGACAGGCGGGTAGGGGTCTGGATCTATTACTCCATCTGCACCGACAACAGTCTGCAGTACGACATCGCCGAGGTGCTCCGCGCACGGCTTCCGGAAATTCCGGCTATCGCGGACGACATCAAGAGACTCGCCTCGTTTTCCGAAGGCGCCAGCTGCGCCTGA
- a CDS encoding cytochrome c biogenesis CcdA family protein, which produces MTILDDVGLIISAYPLVAFGAVFLAGVLSSASPCVLATIPLVVGFVGGYADGERRRAFMLSLAFVLGLSLTFTAFGAAAGWFGTMFGTVGGRWYVVAGIVALVMGGQLMGLYQLRLPLRFDYRPRQGGAIGAFLLGLFFGVVSSPCATPVLVVLLTVVATKGEVLYGVALLFTYAVGHCMLMLAAGTFTGFVESFAKARGVLRFSAWSKRVGGAIVALVGIYLVYNGF; this is translated from the coding sequence GTGACCATCCTCGACGACGTCGGGCTGATCATCTCCGCCTATCCGCTGGTCGCCTTCGGCGCGGTGTTCCTGGCAGGAGTGCTGTCTTCGGCGTCGCCGTGCGTGCTGGCGACCATTCCGCTCGTGGTCGGTTTTGTCGGCGGTTATGCCGACGGGGAGCGGCGGCGTGCCTTCATGCTGTCGCTCGCGTTCGTGCTGGGGCTGTCGCTGACTTTCACCGCGTTCGGAGCTGCCGCTGGTTGGTTCGGTACCATGTTCGGCACAGTCGGGGGGCGGTGGTACGTCGTTGCCGGCATCGTGGCGCTGGTCATGGGCGGTCAACTCATGGGGCTCTACCAGTTACGGCTTCCGCTGCGGTTCGACTACCGGCCCAGGCAGGGGGGAGCAATCGGCGCCTTCCTGCTGGGCCTTTTCTTTGGCGTCGTTTCTTCGCCCTGCGCCACTCCGGTCCTCGTTGTTCTGCTCACGGTAGTCGCCACGAAAGGAGAGGTCCTTTACGGCGTCGCGCTGCTGTTTACCTACGCGGTGGGGCATTGCATGTTAATGCTGGCGGCGGGCACCTTTACCGGCTTCGTGGAGTCGTTTGCCAAGGCGAGAGGAGTTTTGAGGTTCTCGGCCTGGTCCAAGCGGGTCGGCGGCGCCATTGTCGCGCTGGTCGGCATCTACCTCGTCTACAACGGGTTCTAG
- a CDS encoding thioredoxin family protein → MRQLLVAAVLLVTATAHAELPSASDEVIRKALASGKPTVIDLGARTCIPCRKMAPVLEQLSTEYRGKASVLFIDVHADQAAAERFRIQMIPTQIFFDAKGREVKRHVGALEKAEIVKELKAAGLR, encoded by the coding sequence ATGAGGCAGCTTCTCGTCGCGGCAGTGCTCCTGGTCACCGCAACCGCCCATGCCGAACTTCCTTCCGCTTCCGACGAGGTCATCCGCAAAGCGCTGGCATCGGGGAAACCGACCGTCATCGACCTTGGGGCGCGCACCTGCATCCCATGCCGCAAGATGGCCCCGGTGCTGGAGCAGCTCTCCACCGAATACCGGGGCAAGGCGTCGGTGCTCTTCATCGACGTCCACGCTGACCAGGCCGCTGCCGAAAGGTTCAGGATCCAGATGATTCCCACCCAGATCTTCTTCGACGCCAAGGGGCGCGAGGTGAAACGGCACGTCGGTGCGCTGGAGAAGGCGGAGATCGTCAAAGAGTTGAAGGCGGCGGGACTGCGGTGA
- a CDS encoding thioredoxin family protein — protein sequence MKIEVLGTGCAKCTTLYENTKQALQESGKSAEVVKVQDIPTIMKYGVMSTPALVVDGQVKFSGKVASVAEIVGMLS from the coding sequence ATGAAAATCGAAGTGCTGGGGACCGGTTGCGCCAAGTGTACGACGCTGTACGAGAACACCAAGCAGGCGTTGCAGGAGAGCGGCAAGAGCGCCGAGGTGGTCAAGGTTCAGGATATTCCCACCATCATGAAGTACGGCGTGATGAGCACGCCGGCGCTGGTCGTCGACGGCCAGGTCAAGTTTTCGGGGAAGGTTGCATCCGTCGCCGAAATCGTCGGGATGCTGTCATGA